Proteins found in one Physeter macrocephalus isolate SW-GA chromosome 17, ASM283717v5, whole genome shotgun sequence genomic segment:
- the C5AR1 gene encoding C5a anaphylatoxin chemotactic receptor 1 has protein sequence MGSMTNSTFDYYDYSNWTDNPSILVDETSQTLSLQTPDVIALVIFAAVFLVGVPGNALVVCVTGSEVKRTVNAIWFLNLAVADLLSCLALPILFASIVQHNHWPFGDAACGILPSLILINMYASILLLATISADRFLLVFNPIWCQKYRGARLAWVACGVAWALALLLTIPSFVFRGVHVEHFPPKMTCVVDYGKDGLYRERAVAIIRLVVGFLGPLVTLTVCYTFLLIRAWSRSATRSTKTLKVVVAVVSSFFVFWLPYQVTGMLLFFLHKTDFQSVSTLDALCVSIAYINCCINPIIYVVAAQAFHTRFLKSLPSRIRDVLAEESVGRESKSNTFSTVDTKTLKSQAV, from the exons ATG GGCTCCATGACTAATAGCACCTTTGATTACTACGATTATAGCAACTGGACCGATAACCCCAGCATATTGGTGGATGAGACTTCCCAAACGCTCAGTCTGCAGACTCCAGATGTGATCGCCCTGGTAATCTTTGCAGCCGTCTTCCTGGTGGGAGTGCCAGGCAACGCCCTGGTGGTCTGTGTGACGGGGTCCGAGGTCAAGCGAACCGTCAATGCCATCTGGTTTCTCAACCTGGCAGTGGCTgacctcctctcctgcctggcGCTGCCCATCTTGTTTGCATCCATTGTCCAGCACAACCACTGGCCCTTCGGTGACGCTGCTTGTGGGATCCTGCCCTCTCTCATCCTGATCAACATGTATGCCAGCATCTTGCTCTTGGCCACCATCAGCGCCGATCGCTTCCTGCTGGTGTTTAATCCCATCTGGTGCCAGAAATATCGAGGGGCCCGCTTGGCCTGGGTGGCCTGCGGTGTGGCCTGGGCCTTGGCTCTGCTGCTGACCATACCTTCCTTTGTGTTTCGTGGGGTCCACGTGGAGCACTTCCCACCCAAGATGACGTGCGTGGTTGACTACGGTAAGGACGGTTTATATAGAGAGAGGGCCGTGGCCATCATCCGGCTGGTCGTGGGCTTCCTGGGGCCACTGGTCACGCTTACAGTCTGTTACACCTTCCTTCTGATCCGGGCTTGGAGCCGCAGTGCCACCCGCTCCACCAAGACTCTCaaggtggtggtggcagtggtgagCAGCTTCTTTGTCTTCTGGCTGCCCTACCAGGTGACAGGGATGCTGCTGTTTTTTCTTCACAAGACAGACTTCCAGTCCGTGTCCACTTTGGATGCCCTGTGTGTCTCCATAGCTTACATCAACTGCTGTATCAACCCCATCATCTATGTGGTCGCTGCCCAGGCCTTTCATACTCGGTTCCTCAAGTCCCTCCCCTCCAGGATCCGGGATGTGTTGGCCGAAGAGTCCGTAGGCAGGGAGAGCAAGTCCAACACGTTCTCCACGGTGGACAccaagaccctgaagagccaggCGGTGTAA